The Castanea sativa cultivar Marrone di Chiusa Pesio chromosome 11, ASM4071231v1 genome contains a region encoding:
- the LOC142617126 gene encoding uncharacterized protein LOC142617126 isoform X1: protein MVSEAGKPHTSEVLGVLAKDSTGYSIMVSRIACMRFSIFMLHISIYTTTLITLSEAKSHAQMLKFHELVKKLKARSSLDVVPPLDSSDAELFGINSPFSIPPFETLAPAPLPEKTPPFCVNAPLTPKPPSSTTPSPIIYTPLPPPPPPSKPNFPIQSPPPSIPESISSPPAYSPVPNPPEYVPSPPSNNPSPPHYGPSPPKLVPSPPIYLPPLVFPPPTVPPPHPHKGSQLAQWCVAKPTVPDPIIQEAMDYACGSGADCKSIQSNGSCYQPDTLLAHASYAFNSYWQNSKITGGTCDFGGTAILVTVDPSFDECQFIYN, encoded by the exons ATGGTGTCAGAGGCAGGAAAACCACACACATCGGAAGTTCTGGGTGTTTTGGCTAAGGATTCGACAGGCTATTCAATTATGGTTTCCAGAATAGCTTGTATGAGATTCAGTATTTTTATGCTACACATATCTATTTACACTACCACACTCATAACCCTAAGTG AGGCAAAAAGTCATGCACAAATGTTGAAATTCCACGAATTGGTGAAGAAGCTAAAAGCACGAAGCAGCTTGGATGTTGTTCCTCCATTGGATTCTTCAGATGCTGAATTATTTGGCATAAACTCTCCCTTCTCTATACCACCTTTTGAGACACTAGCACCAGCTCCATTGCCCGAAAAAACTCCTCCATTTTGTGTAAATGCACCATTAACTCCAAAACCACCTTCTTCAACCACACCATCTCCTATAATCTACACACCCTTACCCcctcctccaccaccttcaaAGCCCAATTTTCCTATCCAAAGCCCACCTCCAAGCATACCCGAAAGCATTTCAAGCCCACCGGCTTATTCCCCCGTCCCTAATCCACCAGAATATGTGCCTAGCCCACCTAGTAACAATCCTAGTCCACCCCATTATGGGCCTAGCCCACCCAAACTTGTTCCAAGCCCACCAATCTATCTACCACCTCTAGTTTTCCCACCACCAACAGTACCACCACCCCATCCACATAAGGGGTCACAACTTGCTCAATGGTGTGTTGCTAAGCCAACGGTGCCTGATCCAATAATTCAAGAGGCCATGGACTATGCTTGTGGGTCTGGTGCAGACTGTAAGTCAATTCAGTCGAATGGGTCATGCTATCAACCAGATACTCTTCTGGCTCATGCTTCTTATGCTTTCAACAGCTACTGGCAGAACTCAAAGATTACTGGAGGTACATGTGATTTTGGAGGGACGGCCATCCTTGTCACAGTGGATCCAA GTTTTGATGAATGCCAATTCATCTACAATTGA
- the LOC142617126 gene encoding uncharacterized protein LOC142617126 isoform X2 — protein sequence MVSEAGKPHTSEVLGVLAKDSTGYSIMVSRIACMRFSIFMLHISIYTTTLITLSEAKSHAQMLKFHELVKKLKARSSLDVVPPLDSSDAELFGINSPFSIPPFETLAPAPLPEKTPPFCVNAPLTPKPPSSTTPSPIIYTPLPPPPPPSKPNFPIQSPPPSIPESISSPPAYSPVPNPPEYVPSPPSNNPSPPHYGPSPPKLVPSPPIYLPPLVFPPPTVPPPHPHKGSQLAQWCVAKPTVPDPIIQEAMDYACGSGADCKSIQSNGSCYQPDTLLAHASYAFNSYWQNSKITGGTCDFGGTAILVTVDPK from the exons ATGGTGTCAGAGGCAGGAAAACCACACACATCGGAAGTTCTGGGTGTTTTGGCTAAGGATTCGACAGGCTATTCAATTATGGTTTCCAGAATAGCTTGTATGAGATTCAGTATTTTTATGCTACACATATCTATTTACACTACCACACTCATAACCCTAAGTG AGGCAAAAAGTCATGCACAAATGTTGAAATTCCACGAATTGGTGAAGAAGCTAAAAGCACGAAGCAGCTTGGATGTTGTTCCTCCATTGGATTCTTCAGATGCTGAATTATTTGGCATAAACTCTCCCTTCTCTATACCACCTTTTGAGACACTAGCACCAGCTCCATTGCCCGAAAAAACTCCTCCATTTTGTGTAAATGCACCATTAACTCCAAAACCACCTTCTTCAACCACACCATCTCCTATAATCTACACACCCTTACCCcctcctccaccaccttcaaAGCCCAATTTTCCTATCCAAAGCCCACCTCCAAGCATACCCGAAAGCATTTCAAGCCCACCGGCTTATTCCCCCGTCCCTAATCCACCAGAATATGTGCCTAGCCCACCTAGTAACAATCCTAGTCCACCCCATTATGGGCCTAGCCCACCCAAACTTGTTCCAAGCCCACCAATCTATCTACCACCTCTAGTTTTCCCACCACCAACAGTACCACCACCCCATCCACATAAGGGGTCACAACTTGCTCAATGGTGTGTTGCTAAGCCAACGGTGCCTGATCCAATAATTCAAGAGGCCATGGACTATGCTTGTGGGTCTGGTGCAGACTGTAAGTCAATTCAGTCGAATGGGTCATGCTATCAACCAGATACTCTTCTGGCTCATGCTTCTTATGCTTTCAACAGCTACTGGCAGAACTCAAAGATTACTGGAGGTACATGTGATTTTGGAGGGACGGCCATCCTTGTCACAGTGGATCCAA AGTAA
- the LOC142617126 gene encoding uncharacterized protein LOC142617126 isoform X3: MLKFHELVKKLKARSSLDVVPPLDSSDAELFGINSPFSIPPFETLAPAPLPEKTPPFCVNAPLTPKPPSSTTPSPIIYTPLPPPPPPSKPNFPIQSPPPSIPESISSPPAYSPVPNPPEYVPSPPSNNPSPPHYGPSPPKLVPSPPIYLPPLVFPPPTVPPPHPHKGSQLAQWCVAKPTVPDPIIQEAMDYACGSGADCKSIQSNGSCYQPDTLLAHASYAFNSYWQNSKITGGTCDFGGTAILVTVDPSFDECQFIYN; encoded by the exons ATGTTGAAATTCCACGAATTGGTGAAGAAGCTAAAAGCACGAAGCAGCTTGGATGTTGTTCCTCCATTGGATTCTTCAGATGCTGAATTATTTGGCATAAACTCTCCCTTCTCTATACCACCTTTTGAGACACTAGCACCAGCTCCATTGCCCGAAAAAACTCCTCCATTTTGTGTAAATGCACCATTAACTCCAAAACCACCTTCTTCAACCACACCATCTCCTATAATCTACACACCCTTACCCcctcctccaccaccttcaaAGCCCAATTTTCCTATCCAAAGCCCACCTCCAAGCATACCCGAAAGCATTTCAAGCCCACCGGCTTATTCCCCCGTCCCTAATCCACCAGAATATGTGCCTAGCCCACCTAGTAACAATCCTAGTCCACCCCATTATGGGCCTAGCCCACCCAAACTTGTTCCAAGCCCACCAATCTATCTACCACCTCTAGTTTTCCCACCACCAACAGTACCACCACCCCATCCACATAAGGGGTCACAACTTGCTCAATGGTGTGTTGCTAAGCCAACGGTGCCTGATCCAATAATTCAAGAGGCCATGGACTATGCTTGTGGGTCTGGTGCAGACTGTAAGTCAATTCAGTCGAATGGGTCATGCTATCAACCAGATACTCTTCTGGCTCATGCTTCTTATGCTTTCAACAGCTACTGGCAGAACTCAAAGATTACTGGAGGTACATGTGATTTTGGAGGGACGGCCATCCTTGTCACAGTGGATCCAA GTTTTGATGAATGCCAATTCATCTACAATTGA
- the LOC142617125 gene encoding anthocyanidin 3-O-glucosyltransferase 2-like produces MKRAELVFIPAPGIGHLVSKIEFAKQLLDQDNRFSITVLVIKPPYGANMDAYIHSLVASESRIKLILLPHVDPPPQELYLRSVEKYIADLIESHKTHVKEAIINQVLPNSSSIPLAGLVVDMFCTAMIDVAHELGVPSYVFFASGAAFLGFMFYLPKRYDQLGTEFRESDHESDIPSYVNPVPTSVLPSFVFNKEGGHVCMVNHGRKFKEAKGIIVNTFLELESHAISSFLDHDIPPVYTLGPLIKLKSQTDFSFGGINQAQHEKIMKWLDDQPQSSVVFLCFGSMGSFGASQLKEIALGLEQSGHRFLWSIRCASSDDKFAAPNDCMNLEDVLPQGFLERTSEIGMLCGWAPQVEVLAHKATAAFVSHCGWNSTLESLWYGVPIATWPIYAEQQINAFEMVRDLGLAVELRLDYRVGGEVVMAEEIKKAVECVMQGDSEVRKRVKEISEKSRKAVMKGGSSSASLGRLIEDISRNMVLVEK; encoded by the coding sequence ATGAAGAGAGCAGAGCTTGTGTTCATCCCTGCCCCGGGAATAGGTCACCTTGTTTCCAAAATAGAGTTTGCAAAACAATTACTTGACCAAGATAACCGTTTCTCAATCACAGTTCTTGTTATAAAGCCACCCTATGGAGCCAACATGGATGCATACATTCACTCACTTGTTGCCTCAGAGAGCCGTATAAAGCTTATACTTCTTCCTCACGTAGACCCTCCTCCTCAAGAGCTTTACCTAAGGTCTGTTGAAAAATATATTGCTGATTTAATAGAAAGCCACAAAACCCATGTCAAAGAAGCTATCATCAACCAAGTGTTACCCAATTCAAGTTCAATTCCACTTGCTGGGTTGGTGGTTGATATGTTTTGTACAGCCATGATTGATGTAGCACATGAACTTGGTGTACCATCTTATGTGTTCTTTGCTTCTGGTGCAGCCTTTCTTGGCTTCATGTTCTACCTTCCAAAACGGTATGACCAATTGGGCACTGAGTTTAGAGAATCAGATCATGAATCAGACATACCGAGTTATGTGAACCCAGTTCCTACAAGTGTTTTGCCTTCATTTGTGTTCAATAAGGAAGGTGGGCACGTTTGCATGGTAAACCATGGAAGAAAGTTTAAGGAGGCAAAGGGTATTAttgtcaatacgtttttggagCTCGAATCCCATGCGATAAGCTCATTTTTAGACCATGACATACCTCCTGTTTACACGCTGGGGCCTTTGATTAAGCTCAAGAGTCAGACTGATTTTAGTTTTGGGGGCATAAATCAAGCTCAACATGAGAAGATCATGAAATGGCTTGATGATCAGCCTCAATCTTCGGTGGTGTTCCTATGTTTTGGAAGCATGGGCAGCTTTGGTGCATCCCAATTGAAAGAGATTGCACTTGGGCTCGAGCAAAGTGGGCACAGGTTCTTATGGTCCATACGTTGTGCATCCTCAGATGATAAGTTTGCAGCACCTAACGATTGTATGAATCTTGAGGATGTCTTGCCACAAGGCTTTTTGGAAAGGACAAGCGAAATTGGAATGCTATGTGGGTGGGCCCCACAAGTGGAGGTCTTGGCCCACAAAGCTACAGCAGCGTTTGTGTCCCATTGTGGATGGAATTCAACCTTGGAGAGTTTATGGTATGGTGTACCTATTGCTACCTGGCCAATTTATGCAGAACAACAAATTAATGCTTTTGAGATGGTGAGGGATTTGGGGTTAGCCGTGGAGTTGAGATTGGATTATAGAGTTGGTGGTGAGGTTGTGATGGCTGAGGAAATAAAGAAAGCAGTGGAATGTGTGATGCAAGGTGATAGTGAGGTGAGGAAAAGGGTCAAAGAGATTAGTGAAAAGAGTAGGAAGGCCGTGATGAAAGGTGGATCTTCATCTGCTTCTCTTGGACGGTTGATTGAGGATATATCCAGAAACATGGTGCTTGTGGAGAAGTGA